From Vitis vinifera cultivar Pinot Noir 40024 chromosome 14, ASM3070453v1, a single genomic window includes:
- the VFUL-L gene encoding agamous-like MADS-box protein FUL-L isoform X1, producing the protein MGRGRVQLKRIENKISRQVTFSKRRSGLLKKAHEISVLCDAEVALIVFSTKGKLFEYSSDSSMERILERYERYSLSERQLLSTDPDPQGNWSMDYPKLTARIEVLQRNLRHFVGEDLDPLSLRELQNLEQQLDTALKRIRTRKNQLMHESISELQKKEKSLVEQNNALAKKVKEKEKVEQNNRAQWEQQNNIGQNSSAYVVPPPPLQLPSLTIGGSFVGRAVEEDGAEARPSPNTLMPPWMLRHVNE; encoded by the exons ATGGGGAGAGGAAGGGTTCAGTTGAAGCGGATCGAGAACAAGATCAGTCGGCAAGTAACTTTCTCCAAGAGAAGATCTGGCCTGCTGAAGAAAGCTCATGAGATTTCTGTGCTGTGCGATGCTGAGGTAGCTTTGATCGTCTTCTCTACTAAAGGGAAGCTCTTCGAGTACTCCAGTGATTCCAG CATGGAAAGGATCCTTGAACGATATGAAAGATATTCACTTTCGGAGAGACAGCTTCTCTCAACAGATCCTGACCCACAG GGAAACTGGTCGATGGATTACCCTAAACTCACTGCTAGGATTGAAGTTTTACAAAGGAACCTGAG gcACTTTGTGGGAGAAGATCTGGATCCCTTAAGTCTGAGAGAGCTACAAAATTTGGAGCAACAGCTTGATACAGCTCTTAAGCGCATCAGAACAAGAAAG AACCAGCTTATGCATGAATCGATTTCGGAGCTTCAGAAGAAG GAGAAATCACTGGTGGAGCAAAACAACGCATTAGCAAAGAAG gtgaaggagaaggagaaggtcGAACAGAATAATCGTGCACAATGGGAGCAGCAAAACAACATAGGCCAAAACTCATCTGCCTATGTGGTGCCACCACCCCCACTACAGCTCCCTTCACTCACCATTGG TGGTAGTTTTGTGGGGAGAGCTGTAGAGGAAGACGGAGCTGAAGCTCGACCTAGTCCCAATACCCTCATGCCACCATGGATGCTGCGCCACGTCAATGAATAA
- the VFUL-L gene encoding agamous-like MADS-box protein FUL-L (The RefSeq protein has 2 substitutions compared to this genomic sequence), producing the protein MGRGRVQLKRIENKISRQVTFSKRRSGLLKKAHEISVLCDAEVALIVFSTKGKLFEYSTDSSMERILERYERYSLSERQLLSTDPDPQGNWSMDYPKLTARIEVLQRNLRHFVGEDLDPLSLRELQNLEQQLDTALKRIRTRKNQLMHESISELQKKEKSLVEQNNALAKKVKEKEKVEQNNRAQWEQQNNIGQNSSAYVVPPPPLQLPSLTMGGSFVGRAVEEDGAEARPSPNTLMPPWMLRHVNE; encoded by the exons ATGGGGAGAGGAAGGGTTCAGTTGAAGCGGATCGAGAACAAGATCAGTCGGCAAGTAACTTTCTCCAAGAGAAGATCTGGCCTGCTGAAGAAAGCTCATGAGATTTCTGTGCTGTGCGATGCTGAGGTAGCTTTGATCGTCTTCTCTACTAAAGGGAAGCTCTTCGAGTACTCCAGTGATTCCAG CATGGAAAGGATCCTTGAACGATATGAAAGATATTCACTTTCGGAGAGACAGCTTCTCTCAACAGATCCTGACCCACAG GGAAACTGGTCGATGGATTACCCTAAACTCACTGCTAGGATTGAAGTTTTACAAAGGAACCTGAG gcACTTTGTGGGAGAAGATCTGGATCCCTTAAGTCTGAGAGAGCTACAAAATTTGGAGCAACAGCTTGATACAGCTCTTAAGCGCATCAGAACAAGAAAG AACCAGCTTATGCATGAATCGATTTCGGAGCTTCAGAAGAAG GAGAAATCACTGGTGGAGCAAAACAACGCATTAGCAAAGAAG gtgaaggagaaggagaaggtcGAACAGAATAATCGTGCACAATGGGAGCAGCAAAACAACATAGGCCAAAACTCATCTGCCTATGTGGTGCCACCACCCCCACTACAGCTCCCTTCACTCACCATTGG TGGTAGTTTTGTGGGGAGAGCTGTAGAGGAAGACGGAGCTGAAGCTCGACCTAGTCCCAATACCCTCATGCCACCATGGATGCTGCGCCACGTCAATGAATAA